From Melanotaenia boesemani isolate fMelBoe1 chromosome 12, fMelBoe1.pri, whole genome shotgun sequence, a single genomic window includes:
- the si:dkey-3d4.3 gene encoding leucine-zipper-like transcriptional regulator 1 homolog yields MSQSNPCLWLQLPQSSQSPCDRYKHACCSYNGSVYILGGRETSSLRDFWKYSVVHNEWTELSCTGEAAPEELEEHSMVAHEGFLYVFGGMLDSPYTRCRCALWVFDVVKQKWVCFQGKASSPQNPTNRKGHSAVVVGSAMLMYGGIVDIKGSSQDFWSLNFDTKAWSLLSGSLGPGPRHSHSAVAYQSCMYIFGGLKGLQEQRDFWKWSSINHTWTKLKNKSGPPRLVGHSAVTYKESMLLFGGGESQNSLSSCLWRYSFSTQTWAQMATLSDSNPPDKIHHCCAGLGVSYQSSTSSHPPSSALQPKLLEAKLRPFKNRCFPAPLTYLGSEVTIELETLSPGKCFENGSRSFGVKSSTEPQLIRSCLTFENRAFRKQWSCTEEELLEEEEEEDITQHLPDLLLVLGGRPYAQHSPISVWQMTLTDS; encoded by the exons ATGAGTCAGAGTAATCCCTGTCTGTGGCTGCAGCTCCCTCAGAGCAGCCAGTCTCCATGTGACCGCTACAAACACGCCTGCTGCAGCTACAATGGATCTGTCTACATCCTGGGAGGCAGAGAAACCAGCAGCCTGAGGGACTTCTGGAAGTACAGCGTAG TGCACAACGAATGGACAGAGTTGAGCTGCACTGGTGAAGCTGCACCGGAGGAACTGGAGGAACACTCAATGGTGGCGCATGAG GGCTTCCTCTATGTGTTTGGAGGGATGTTGGATTCGCCGTACACCAGATGTAGATGTGCCCTCTGGGTATTTGACGTTG TAAAGCAGAAGTGGGTGTGTTTCCAAGGAAAGGCGAGCTCCCCTCAG aACCCAACCAACAGAAAAGGACACAGTGCTGTGGTGGTGGGCTCTGCCATGCTCATGTACGGCGGGATTGTAGATATTAAAGGATCCTCGCAAGACTTTTGGAGTCTGAATTTTG ATACGAAGGCTTGGTCTCTTCTCAGTGGCTCGTTGGGCCCCGGGCCCCGGCACAGCCACTCAGCCGTGGCCTACCAGAGCTGCATGTATATCTTCGGGGGTTTGAAAGGTTTGCAGGAGCAGAGAGACTTCTGGAAGTGGAGCTCCATCAACCACACATGGACTaaacttaaaaacaa GTCCGGACCCCCCCGACTGGTGGGCCACTCCGCTGTGACCTACAAAGAAAGCATGCTTCTCTTCGGAGGTGGTGAAAGCCAGAACTCTCTCAGCAGCTGCTTGTGGAGGTACAGCTTCTCCACGCAGACCTGGGCCCAAATGGCCACGCTGTCGGACTCCAATCCCCCAGACAAGATCCACCACTGCTGCGCCGGGTTGGGTGTCAGTTACCAGTCCAGCACCAGCAGTCACCCCCCCAGCTCTGCGCTCCAACCCAAGCTGCTGGAGGCCAAACTCAGGCCCTTTAAGAACCGGTGCTTCCCTGCACCGCTCACCTATCTGGGGTCAGAGGTCACCATCGAACTGGAGACGTTAAGTCCTGGGAAGTGTTTTGAAAATGGAAGCCGTTCTTTTGGGGTGAAGAGCAGCACCGAGCCCCAGCTGATCAGAAGCTGCTTGACCTTTGAGAACCGGGCTTTCAGGAAGCAGTGGAGCTGCAcagaggaggagctgctggaggaggaggaagaggaggacatcACCCAGCATCTCCCTGATCTGCTGCTGGTGCTGGGAGGACGGCCGTACGCCCAACACAGTCCCATCTCCGTGTGGCAGATGACTCTGACGGACTCCTGA